The DNA segment TTTGCGGGATGTTCTATTGCATTTGCAACAAGAAGCGGAAGGTGAAAGTGAAGCTTGCCGACGGAAAGGTGCGCACCATCCAACACATGATGGCTACGACCTTCTGGCATCCGGATGGCACACCCATGTCCGCACATCAATTCATGGAACTGCTCTTCGGGAAGCTGCCCGAGTTTTTCCATAACGAGGAAGAATTGCGCAAGCTATGGAGCGTGCCGGATACGCGGAAGAAGCTATTGCAAGGGCTGGCCGAAAAAGGCTTTGGCCGGGAGCAACTGGCTGAAATGCAGAAGATCATTGATGCCGAGAAGAGTGACCTGTTTGACGTGCTCGCCAATATCGCCTATGCCCGTCCGCCGCTCACCCGCGAAGTTCGGGCCGCCAACGCCAGGGTGTATCTCAACACCCAGTTCAGCGCCAAGCAGCGGGTATTCCTGGATTTCGTGTTATCCCATTACGTGACGGTTGGCGTCGAGGAGCTGGATCAGGACAAACTCACGCCCTTACTAAAACTCAAGTATCACGATTCCATTGCGGATGCTGTAGCTGACCTGGGCAGACCGGACGAAATTGGCAAGGTGTTCGCTGGATTTCAGAAGTATTTGTATCAAGTGGTGTGACTTCTCTTCCGGATTTCGCGCCCAGACCAATTCAATCTTGTCAGTCCGGTCAATCTTGTCCTTCATTCCGCATTGCATTATTTTC comes from the Verrucomicrobiota bacterium genome and includes:
- a CDS encoding type I restriction-modification enzyme R subunit C-terminal domain-containing protein, coding for CGMFYCICNKKRKVKVKLADGKVRTIQHMMATTFWHPDGTPMSAHQFMELLFGKLPEFFHNEEELRKLWSVPDTRKKLLQGLAEKGFGREQLAEMQKIIDAEKSDLFDVLANIAYARPPLTREVRAANARVYLNTQFSAKQRVFLDFVLSHYVTVGVEELDQDKLTPLLKLKYHDSIADAVADLGRPDEIGKVFAGFQKYLYQVV